The proteins below are encoded in one region of Phaseolus vulgaris cultivar G19833 chromosome 1, P. vulgaris v2.0, whole genome shotgun sequence:
- the LOC137816366 gene encoding cysteine proteinase 15A-like, whose amino-acid sequence MARYTLCALLLFAAVAAAAGGASTDADDILIRQVVPEGEVEDHLLNAEHHFSTFKAKFGKTYATKEEHDHRFGVFKSNMRRARLHAQLDPSAVHGVTKFSDLTPAEFHRKFLGLKPLRLPAHAQKAPILPTNNLPKDFDWRDKGAVTNVKDQGSCGSCWSFSTTGALEGAHFLATGELVSLSEQQLVDCDHVCDPEEYGSCDSGCNGGLMNNAFEYLIGSGGVQREKDYPYTGRDGTCKFDKSKIAASVSNYSVISLDEEQIAANLVKNGPLAVAINAVYMQTYVGGVSCPYICGKHLDHGVLLVGYGEGAYAPIRFKEKPYWIIKNSWGENWGENGYYKICRGRNVCGVDSMVSTVGAIHASTQ is encoded by the exons ATGGCTCGCTACACCCTCTGCGCTCTCCTCCTCTTCGCCGCCGTGGCCGCCGCCGCAGGTGGGGCCAGCACCGACGCCGACGACATCCTGATCCGTCAGGTGGTGCCGGAGGGCGAGGTGGAGGACCACCTGCTGAACGCGGAGCACCACTTCTCGACCTTCAAGGCGAAGTTCGGGAAAACCTACGCGACGAAGGAGGAGCACGATCATCGCTTCGGCGTATTCAAGTCAAACATGCGCAGGGCTAGGCTTCACGCGCAACTCGACCCCTCCGCCGTCCACGGCGTCACTAAATTCTCCGATCTCACTCCGGCGGAGTTCCACCGCAAGTTCCTCGGCCTGAAACCGCTCCGCTTGCCAGCGCACGCGCAGAAGGCCCCCATCCTCCCCACCAACAATCTCCCCAAAGATTTCGATTGGAGAGACAAAGGAGCCGTCACTAACGTCAAGGACCAA GGTTCGTGTGGTTCGTGTTGGTCTTTCAGTACCACGGGGGCGTTGGAAGGAGCTCACTTTTTGGCTACTGGTGAGCTCGTGAGCCTTAGTGAGCAACAGCTTGTGGATTGCGACCACGTG TGTGATCCAGAAGAATACGGATCGTGTGACTCAGGCTGTAATGGCGGTTTGATGAACAACGCATTTGAGTACCTAATTGGGTCTGGGGGAGTACAGAGAGAAAAGGATTATCCGTACACTGGAAGAGATGGCACCTGCAAATTTGATAAAAGCAAAATTGCAGCTTCTGTATCTAATTACAGTGTGATTTCCCTTGACGAAGAACAAATTGCTGCAAATCTTGTGAAGAATGGCCCTCTTGCAG TTGCTATCAATGCAGTTTATATGCAGACATACGTAGGTGGTGTCTCTTGTCCATACATCTGTGGGAAGCATTTGGATCATGGGGTTCTTTTAGTGGGTTATGGTGAAGGTGCATATGCTCCCATTCGTTTTAAGGAAAAGCCTTACTGGATCATCAAGAACTCGTGGGGGGAGAACTGGGGAGAGAATGGATACTACAAGATCTGCAGAGGTCGAAATGTATGTGGAGTGGATTCCATGGTCTCAACTGTAGGTGCTATACATGCATCCACCCAATAA
- the LOC137816367 gene encoding protein ROOT PRIMORDIUM DEFECTIVE 1-like has protein sequence MRVFASRTSNFFKRNLENFPYNFNFFREFAQSTAIPKKQLRVRDHGYDNYMEVEKKTRKVLKFQSIILSEPSQSLPISRLETLARRFGFTRYEAGAFILKFPHVFEIFEHPVQRILFCRLTRKAILQIQQERHALLEQIARAVTRLRKLLMMSNEGRLRLEHVRIARAALGLPDDFENAVVLRYPEFFRLIDANETRMKYIEVVERDPRLGTCAIEEAREREYRERGGDAEDIRFSFVIDFPPGFKIGKYFRIAMWKWQRVPYWSPYENVSGYDLRSIEAQKRTEKRAVATIHELLSLTVEKKITLERIAHFRMAMNLPKRLKDFLLQHQGIFYVSTRGNQGKLHTVFLREAYRKGELIEPNELYLARRKLAELVLLSPRKAKVNQELVGYRRSRLEDEMGQVTRTYVEDACEDFKGEDGNDLDKDAEDDLTSDIGSDVDLGDEGDDFVDMGDEGDDSLDSVSLQRTS, from the coding sequence ATGCGAGTCTTCGCTTCTCGAACCTCCAACTTCTTCAAGCGCAATCTCGAGAATTTCCCATACAATTTCAACTTCTTCAGAGAATTCGCGCAATCCACTGCAATCCCCAAAAAGCAACTTAGGGTTCGCGACCACGGCTACGACAACTACATGGAAGTGGAGAAGAAAACGCGCAAGGTCCTCAAATTTCAGAGCATCATCCTCTCCGAGCCCAGCCAATCGCTCCCAATCTCGCGCCTCGAAACCCTCGCGCGCCGCTTCGGCTTCACGCGCTACGAGGCGGGTGCGTTCATCCTCAAGTTCCCACACGTCTTCGAAATCTTTGAGCACCCCGTCCAGCGCATCCTCTTCTGCCGCCTCACCCGCAAGGCCATCCTCCAGATCCAGCAGGAGCGCCACGCGCTCTTGGAGCAGATAGCACGCGCCGTCACGCGACTTCGGAAGCTTCTCATGATGTCGAATGAAGGCAGGCTCCGCCTCGAGCACGTACGCATCGCACGCGCCGCCTTAGGGCTTCCCGACGACTTCGAAAACGCGGTGGTTCTGAGGTACCCTGAGTTTTTCCGTTTGATTGATGCCAATGAAACTAGGATGAAGTACATTGAGGTTGTGGAGAGAGACCCTAGGTTAGGGACTTGTGCGATTGAGGAGGCTAGGGAGAGGGAGTATAGAGAGAGAGGTGGTGATGCTGAGGATATTAGGTTTTCTTTTGTGATTGATTTTCCACCTGGTTTTAAGATAGGTAAATATTTTAGGATTGCAATGTGGAAGTGGCAGAGGGTTCCTTATTGGTCCCCTTATGAGAATGTTTCTGGGTATGATTTGAGGTCCATTGAGGCCCAGAAGAGGACGGAGAAGAGAGCTGTCGCCACCATTCATGAGTTGTTGTCGTTGACTGTGGAGAAGAAGATTACATTGGAGCGGATCGCACATTTCCGGATGGCGATGAACCTGCCCAAGAGGTTGAAGGATTTCCTGCTCCAGCACCAAGGTATTTTCTATGTCTCCACCAGAGGGAATCAGGGGAAGCTTCACACTGTTTTCCTTAGGGAGGCGTATAGGAAAGGCGAGCTGATTGAGCCGAATGAGTTGTATTTGGCACGGAGGAAGCTGGCTGAGCTTGTGCTGTTGAGTCCTCGGAAAGCCAAGGTTAATCAGGAGTTGGTTGGGTACAGGAGAAGCAGATTAGAGGACGAAATGGGGCAGGTAACGAGGACGTATGTGGAGGATGCTTGTGAAGATTTTAAGGGGGAAGATGGTAATGATCTGGATAAGGATGCAGAGGATGATTTGACGTCAGATATAGGTTCTGATGTTGATTTGGGAGATGAGGGTGACGATTTTGTGGATATGGGAGATGAGGGTGATGATTCTCTGGATAGTGTCTCATTACAAAGGACATCATAG